The following coding sequences lie in one Mesorhizobium sp. DCY119 genomic window:
- a CDS encoding DUF2163 domain-containing protein gives MKTVPLGLANLVASGVTTLCRCWRLERRDGMVMGFTDHDRILTFGGVDYEPETGFSASETEATLGLAVDTMEVAGAVSSDRITDGDISLGLWDDANVEAWIVDWSNVANRLIERRGSIGEVTRGDLAYEAEIRGLAHRLNQETGRTYQRLCDAVLGDGRCKVNLTQAAFSGTGQVISSTDDRLLSVSGLNGFAVRLFANGLLTWTSGANAGASIEIRGHSAGCLSLWRRAALPVAPGDGFKVVAGCDKSWEMCRARFSNTANFRGFPHIPGDDFALGVAKRDEVNDGGSFFN, from the coding sequence ATGAAGACGGTTCCTCTGGGCCTTGCAAACCTCGTCGCTTCCGGCGTTACCACGCTTTGCCGCTGCTGGCGCCTGGAGCGGCGCGACGGCATGGTGATGGGCTTCACCGATCACGACCGGATATTGACATTCGGTGGCGTCGACTACGAGCCGGAAACCGGCTTCAGCGCGTCCGAAACCGAGGCCACTTTGGGCCTTGCCGTAGACACGATGGAAGTCGCCGGCGCGGTCTCGTCGGACCGCATTACCGATGGCGATATCTCCCTTGGCCTCTGGGACGATGCCAATGTCGAGGCGTGGATCGTGGATTGGAGCAATGTCGCGAACCGCCTTATCGAACGGCGCGGCTCGATCGGCGAGGTAACGCGCGGTGATCTCGCCTATGAGGCTGAAATCCGTGGCCTGGCACACCGGCTCAACCAGGAGACCGGGCGCACCTATCAGCGCCTTTGCGACGCGGTGCTTGGCGACGGGCGCTGCAAGGTCAATCTCACCCAGGCCGCATTCTCGGGCACCGGTCAGGTGATTTCGTCGACCGACGACCGGCTGCTGTCGGTGTCGGGATTGAACGGCTTTGCTGTCAGGCTTTTCGCCAACGGTCTGTTGACCTGGACGAGCGGCGCGAACGCCGGCGCGTCGATCGAGATCAGGGGGCATTCCGCCGGCTGTCTGTCCCTTTGGCGCCGGGCAGCACTGCCGGTCGCACCCGGCGACGGATTCAAGGTCGTGGCGGGCTGCGACAAGAGCTGGGAGATGTGCCGCGCCCGCTTTTCGAACACCGCCAATTTCAGAGGATTTCCGCACATTCCGGGCGACGATTTCGCGCTCGGCGTAGCCAAACGCGACGAGGTGAATGATGGCGGCTCGTTCTTCAACTGA
- a CDS encoding DUF1799 domain-containing protein, whose product MPGEEEEAVADARRWQLPEAEIVALKAALWQPLGAGFAGVWPDNRKAVDAFLFAASQWRTATTMVERRMTTLWIGLDYAGIRVALDARGIALDADLMTGIQIMEQAARNALNRSTAT is encoded by the coding sequence GTGCCCGGCGAGGAGGAAGAGGCGGTCGCGGATGCGCGGCGCTGGCAACTGCCGGAAGCCGAGATCGTAGCGCTCAAGGCCGCGTTGTGGCAGCCGCTTGGTGCCGGTTTCGCCGGTGTCTGGCCCGACAATCGCAAGGCGGTCGACGCCTTCCTGTTCGCTGCCAGCCAGTGGCGGACGGCGACGACGATGGTGGAAAGGCGCATGACGACACTCTGGATCGGCCTCGACTATGCGGGCATTCGCGTCGCACTCGATGCGCGCGGGATAGCGCTCGACGCCGACCTGATGACCGGCATCCAGATCATGGAGCAAGCGGCCCGTAACGCACTCAACAGGAGTACGGCCACATGA
- a CDS encoding DUF2460 domain-containing protein, with protein sequence MAAPFLEDQLFPVHVSSGTAGGPDWPAEIVELSSGHEERNTRISQPRRTYDARYGVRTQNELYEVLELYYVAMGRLKGFRLKDWSDYRSRAPHQVPTHTDQDLGTGNGSNRQFQLIKRYARGAHEFFRPIRKPVAGTVRIGLNGAQLSSGWSLDAATGIVTFTAAPAAGASLTWGGEFHVPVRFDCRLDQISHRTATIGDIPSILLKEIRV encoded by the coding sequence ATGGCCGCACCTTTCCTTGAGGATCAGCTCTTCCCCGTTCACGTCTCGTCCGGCACCGCCGGCGGTCCGGACTGGCCGGCTGAAATCGTCGAGCTGTCATCCGGCCACGAGGAGCGCAACACCCGCATCTCGCAGCCGCGCCGCACCTATGACGCCCGCTACGGCGTCCGGACGCAGAACGAACTCTATGAAGTGCTGGAACTCTATTATGTCGCCATGGGCCGGCTGAAGGGTTTCCGCCTCAAGGACTGGTCGGATTATCGCTCGCGCGCGCCGCATCAGGTGCCGACCCATACCGATCAGGACCTCGGCACCGGCAACGGCAGCAACCGACAATTTCAGTTGATCAAGCGCTATGCGCGCGGCGCGCATGAATTCTTCCGGCCGATTCGTAAGCCGGTCGCCGGCACGGTCAGGATCGGCTTGAACGGCGCGCAACTCTCGTCGGGCTGGTCGCTCGATGCGGCGACCGGCATCGTCACCTTCACTGCTGCGCCAGCCGCAGGTGCTTCGCTCACCTGGGGCGGCGAGTTCCATGTGCCCGTCCGCTTCGATTGCCGGCTCGACCAGATCAGCCATCGCACGGCGACGATCGGCGACATTCCCTCGATCCTGCTGAAGGAGATCAGGGTTTGA
- a CDS encoding glycoside hydrolase/phage tail family protein, with protein sequence MATVVLGLAGGFLAGPVGSTAFLVGQAIGGLVGSFADQAIVSALTPTQRRQGPRLTTTDIQTSTEGSVINRIYGRARTAGQVIWATRFEEVVTKEKSGGKGFGGGAKVETTTYSYYGNFAVGLCQGPVAGVGRIWADGKEVDQEEIEFRVHTGTETQAPDPLIEAKEGAAPAYRGLCYIVFERMDLTNYGNRLPQITAEVFRPVGDLEPMVRGVAVIPGNEHGLDTEYVHQVDGPSENRHTLAASTDIVASIDRLQMVCPSIRQVMLVVSWFGDDLRAGTCSIRPKIESRKRTRPHQWRVSALTRDTATIVSYVDGKPAYGGTPDDASVIRCIRMLKARGLDVMFLPFMMMDVPPGNSLPDPYSNNAGASGQPAFPWRGRITCSPAASFAGSPDKTATAGTQVSAFVGTAAPGHFGGSGTTVTYSGPAEWSYRRFVLHNAKLAQLAGGVESFLIGSEMVGLSTVRSSASAYPFVTALAALAGDVRSIVGAATKISYAADWSEYHSHRPGDGSGDVFFHLDPLWSNANIDFIGIDNYLPLSDWRDGSGHLDFNPAGPATIYDQAYLRSNVEGGEHYAWYYASKAARDAQTRAPIADGAYNEPFVYRNKDIRGWWSNAHRNRPGGVRSGAATAWTPMSKPIRFTEMGCGAVDKGANQPNIFPDRISSEGGLPWYSTRARDDQMQRSWLQAMIGYYNTAANNPVSSVYGGRMIDLARSNIWAWDSRPWPSFPISRNFWGDWQNWQSGHWLSGRMGAAPAPETIRTILDEAGFGLRLIEPIPGVVDGITVGNVISPRSLLDSLRPAYQFDAVESDGVMKFLARHGRAPVATITADELVINPDSPDAPRFRRTRAQETELPDAIKIKYGDQARDDQAGSSEARRSSGGSQRVVEFSPPVVMADTRAREIAELELHAAWVGRERYAFTLPPSRLAIDPGDVIAFAPSGHPVRVDSAGEAQARRIEAFEIDPLAGGTVDSEPSAGAIAPVVSILQAEAVIADTALLRDEDAPHAPYVAGLMSPFRSGVALWRSPAATGFELDTLIPVPGAIGETIGDVYSGPTVRWDRVNSIYVDLKRGTLTSASELAVLNGANAFMIENQVGEWEVLQFATATPIGGRSWVLTDLLRGQRGTEHAMRDPVPAGARVLVLDQAVGQASVPASLIGMPLNWRVGAADRGVSDPGVSQSTITLRGRGRRPLSPVHLRATRQTNGDFLLKWIRRTRIGGDSWDAAEVPLGEEFERYEIEILNGASVARTVLGLGAPAWLYRVADQAADFGGPITSIAFRVHQISATFGRGIPGTFP encoded by the coding sequence ATGGCGACTGTTGTCCTCGGTCTTGCCGGCGGGTTTCTGGCCGGCCCGGTCGGCTCGACGGCCTTCCTCGTCGGTCAGGCGATAGGCGGTCTCGTCGGCTCGTTCGCGGATCAGGCCATCGTTTCGGCGCTGACGCCGACGCAGCGGCGCCAGGGGCCGCGCCTGACGACGACCGACATCCAGACATCGACCGAAGGCAGCGTCATCAATCGCATCTATGGCAGGGCGCGCACCGCCGGCCAGGTGATCTGGGCGACACGCTTCGAGGAAGTCGTCACCAAGGAAAAGAGCGGCGGCAAGGGATTCGGCGGCGGGGCGAAGGTCGAGACCACGACATACAGCTACTACGGCAATTTCGCCGTGGGGCTTTGCCAGGGGCCGGTCGCCGGCGTCGGCCGTATCTGGGCCGATGGCAAGGAGGTCGACCAGGAGGAAATCGAGTTCCGCGTCCATACTGGAACCGAGACGCAGGCGCCGGACCCGCTCATCGAGGCCAAGGAAGGGGCGGCACCTGCCTATCGCGGCCTTTGCTACATCGTTTTCGAGCGCATGGACCTGACGAACTACGGCAACCGCCTGCCGCAGATCACGGCCGAGGTGTTCCGGCCGGTTGGCGATCTGGAGCCGATGGTCCGGGGCGTGGCGGTGATCCCCGGCAACGAGCACGGCCTCGACACCGAATACGTTCACCAGGTCGACGGGCCGAGCGAGAACCGCCACACGCTGGCCGCTTCGACGGATATAGTCGCGTCGATCGACCGCCTTCAGATGGTCTGCCCGTCGATCCGGCAGGTTATGCTTGTCGTCTCCTGGTTCGGCGACGATCTGCGCGCCGGCACCTGCAGCATCCGCCCGAAGATAGAGTCGCGCAAAAGGACGCGGCCGCATCAATGGCGCGTCAGCGCATTGACGCGCGACACCGCGACCATCGTCTCCTATGTCGACGGCAAGCCTGCCTATGGCGGCACGCCCGACGACGCCAGCGTGATCCGATGCATCCGCATGCTGAAGGCGCGCGGGCTGGACGTGATGTTTCTGCCCTTCATGATGATGGACGTGCCGCCCGGCAACAGCCTTCCGGACCCTTACAGCAACAATGCAGGCGCCAGCGGCCAGCCGGCCTTTCCATGGCGTGGGCGCATCACCTGTTCGCCGGCTGCCAGTTTTGCGGGTTCGCCCGACAAGACGGCCACCGCCGGCACGCAGGTCTCCGCCTTCGTCGGCACGGCAGCGCCCGGCCATTTCGGCGGATCGGGAACGACCGTCACCTATTCGGGGCCGGCGGAATGGAGCTATCGGCGTTTCGTGCTGCACAACGCCAAGCTCGCGCAGCTCGCCGGCGGCGTCGAGTCCTTCCTGATCGGCTCGGAAATGGTCGGCCTCTCGACGGTGCGCTCCAGCGCATCGGCCTATCCCTTCGTGACCGCGCTTGCAGCACTTGCCGGCGATGTCCGCTCGATCGTCGGCGCCGCCACCAAGATTTCCTACGCGGCCGACTGGTCGGAGTATCACAGCCACCGGCCCGGCGACGGATCGGGCGACGTGTTCTTCCATCTCGATCCGCTCTGGTCGAACGCCAATATCGACTTCATCGGCATCGACAACTATCTGCCGTTGTCGGACTGGCGCGATGGTTCCGGTCATCTGGATTTCAACCCGGCCGGGCCGGCGACGATCTACGACCAGGCGTATCTCCGCTCGAATGTCGAAGGTGGTGAACATTACGCATGGTACTATGCCAGCAAGGCGGCGCGCGACGCCCAGACCCGCGCCCCGATCGCGGACGGCGCCTACAACGAACCCTTCGTCTACCGGAACAAGGATATCCGGGGATGGTGGAGCAACGCGCATCGCAACCGGCCCGGCGGCGTGCGTAGCGGTGCCGCGACCGCCTGGACGCCGATGTCCAAGCCGATCCGCTTCACGGAGATGGGCTGCGGCGCCGTCGACAAGGGCGCGAACCAGCCGAATATCTTTCCCGACCGCATTTCGTCGGAAGGCGGCTTGCCCTGGTACTCGACCCGCGCCCGCGACGATCAGATGCAACGATCGTGGCTTCAGGCGATGATCGGCTATTACAACACGGCGGCAAACAACCCGGTTTCGTCCGTCTACGGCGGGCGCATGATAGATCTCGCCCGGTCGAACATCTGGGCGTGGGATTCGCGGCCCTGGCCGTCCTTTCCGATCAGCCGCAATTTCTGGGGCGACTGGCAGAACTGGCAATCTGGACACTGGCTTTCGGGCCGCATGGGTGCCGCACCCGCGCCCGAGACGATCCGAACCATTCTCGACGAGGCGGGTTTCGGCCTGCGGCTGATCGAACCGATCCCCGGCGTGGTCGACGGAATCACAGTCGGCAATGTGATTTCGCCGCGCTCGCTGCTCGACTCGCTTCGGCCGGCCTATCAGTTCGATGCGGTCGAAAGCGACGGCGTTATGAAATTCCTCGCCCGACACGGCCGCGCGCCGGTCGCCACCATCACGGCCGACGAGCTGGTGATAAACCCGGACAGCCCGGATGCGCCGCGGTTCCGCCGGACGCGGGCGCAGGAAACCGAGCTGCCCGATGCGATCAAGATCAAGTATGGCGACCAGGCGCGCGACGATCAGGCCGGTTCCAGCGAAGCGCGCCGCTCTTCGGGCGGGTCGCAGCGGGTCGTAGAGTTCTCGCCGCCTGTCGTCATGGCCGATACACGCGCCCGCGAAATCGCCGAGCTGGAATTGCATGCGGCATGGGTCGGCCGCGAACGCTACGCCTTCACACTGCCGCCGTCGCGCCTGGCGATCGATCCCGGCGACGTGATCGCCTTCGCGCCGTCCGGCCATCCGGTGCGAGTCGATAGCGCAGGCGAAGCGCAGGCGCGGCGGATAGAGGCATTCGAGATTGACCCGCTTGCCGGCGGCACGGTCGATTCGGAACCGAGCGCCGGTGCGATTGCGCCGGTCGTCTCCATCCTCCAGGCCGAGGCCGTGATTGCCGACACGGCCTTGCTGCGCGACGAGGACGCCCCACACGCGCCCTATGTTGCCGGCCTTATGTCGCCCTTCCGCTCCGGGGTGGCGCTGTGGCGTTCGCCGGCAGCGACCGGGTTCGAGCTGGACACCCTCATTCCGGTTCCTGGCGCGATCGGCGAGACCATCGGTGATGTCTACAGCGGCCCCACCGTGCGATGGGACCGTGTCAATTCTATCTATGTCGACCTGAAGCGCGGCACGCTGACCTCGGCGTCGGAACTTGCGGTCCTCAACGGCGCCAACGCCTTCATGATCGAGAACCAGGTCGGCGAGTGGGAAGTGCTGCAGTTCGCGACCGCAACGCCGATCGGCGGGCGCTCCTGGGTATTGACCGATCTTTTGCGCGGGCAAAGAGGCACCGAACACGCGATGCGCGATCCGGTGCCTGCGGGCGCGCGGGTGCTCGTGCTGGATCAGGCTGTCGGACAGGCATCGGTTCCGGCCAGCCTCATCGGCATGCCGCTCAACTGGCGCGTCGGTGCTGCCGATCGCGGCGTCTCCGATCCGGGCGTCAGTCAGTCGACCATCACGCTTCGCGGCCGCGGCCGCCGGCCCCTTTCGCCCGTTCACCTGCGCGCCACCCGCCAGACGAACGGCGACTTCCTGCTGAAATGGATCAGGCGAACCCGGATCGGCGGCGATAGCTGGGACGCTGCCGAGGTGCCGCTGGGCGAGGAATTCGAGCGCTACGAGATCGAAATCCTGAATGGTGCCTCGGTTGCCCGCACTGTTCTCGGTCTCGGCGCGCCGGCATGGCTCTACCGCGTTGCCGACCAGGCCGCCGATTTCGGTGGACCGATCACGTCGATTGCGTTCCGCGTCCACCAGATCAGCGCCACTTTCGGCCGCGGCATTCCGGGGACGTTTCCCTGA
- a CDS encoding NlpC/P60 family protein produces the protein MMAARSSTDASPIIAEARRWIGTPYRHQGSARDIGCDCLGLVRGVWRKVYGADPELPPPYSSDWAETTGEETLLNAASRHMKKRRNGRWQPGDLLIFRWRAHLPAKHCGIVTEPDRMIHAYQAAGFVAEGSLDPAWKRRIAGVFVFPPIGEAE, from the coding sequence ATGATGGCGGCTCGTTCTTCAACTGACGCCAGCCCGATCATTGCCGAGGCGCGGCGCTGGATCGGCACGCCATACCGGCATCAGGGATCGGCGCGCGACATCGGTTGCGATTGCCTCGGCCTGGTGCGCGGCGTGTGGCGCAAGGTCTATGGCGCCGATCCCGAACTGCCGCCGCCATATTCTTCCGATTGGGCCGAAACGACAGGCGAAGAAACGCTGTTGAACGCCGCTTCAAGGCATATGAAAAAGCGCCGGAACGGCCGCTGGCAACCGGGCGACCTGCTCATATTCCGTTGGCGCGCGCACTTGCCGGCCAAGCATTGCGGGATCGTCACCGAACCGGACCGCATGATCCATGCCTATCAGGCCGCGGGCTTCGTTGCCGAGGGATCGCTGGACCCAGCATGGAAGCGGCGGATTGCCGGCGTCTTCGTGTTCCCGCCGATCGGGGAGGCGGAATAG